The following are from one region of the Anaeropeptidivorans aminofermentans genome:
- a CDS encoding LrgB family protein has product MNEIIAASAAFGVVISILAYAIGMFLNKRLRFPLANPLLISIIIVMAILGFFKIDYEVYNSSAKYLGYLLTPATVSLSIPLYHQIKLLKSNLPAIMIGIFSGVFTSFISVLGFSLLFGFSKAEYITLIPKSITTAIGMVISDELGGFATITVAAIMVTGLAGNILADTIFKFFKIKSPIAKGLAIGTSAHAMGTVKALEMGEIEGAMSSLSIVVAGLMTSIFAPLFISLY; this is encoded by the coding sequence ATGAATGAAATCATAGCGGCTTCCGCAGCCTTCGGCGTTGTGATTAGTATTTTGGCCTATGCCATAGGAATGTTTCTAAATAAAAGGCTTCGCTTTCCCTTGGCAAACCCGCTGCTTATTTCTATAATTATAGTGATGGCTATTCTTGGATTTTTTAAAATTGATTATGAGGTCTATAATTCCAGTGCAAAATACTTAGGCTATCTTCTTACGCCGGCTACCGTAAGCCTTTCTATCCCCCTCTATCATCAGATAAAGCTTTTAAAAAGCAATCTCCCAGCCATTATGATAGGGATATTTTCAGGGGTATTTACAAGCTTCATAAGCGTTTTGGGCTTTTCGCTCTTATTCGGCTTTTCGAAGGCGGAATACATAACTTTGATACCAAAGTCCATCACTACAGCCATCGGTATGGTTATCTCAGACGAGCTTGGCGGCTTTGCAACGATTACCGTTGCCGCCATAATGGTAACGGGCCTTGCCGGAAACATTCTTGCAGATACTATTTTTAAATTTTTTAAAATTAAATCCCCGATAGCAAAGGGCCTCGCCATCGGAACCTCCGCCCATGCCATGGGAACTGTAAAAGCCCTTGAAATGGGAGAAATCGAAGGCGCTATGAGCAGCCTTTCCATCGTTGTTGCCGGGCTTATGACATCAATATTTGCGCCTTTATTCATATCCTTATATTAA
- a CDS encoding SHOCT-like domain-containing protein yields the protein MKDSSRKEERMLILNMVAEGKISVDESLKLLESLNAGQAKEDFTYDYNYDFDFEEKVSKFSKSVDEFAKEMKDKFSVTFKDVEPKVKKATKTVVQKTVSVLDEISSSLNETLRNLDENNEADTPADNGPVPNQEEPVKDDDDNNPIPN from the coding sequence ATGAAAGACAGCTCAAGAAAAGAAGAACGTATGCTCATATTAAACATGGTAGCAGAAGGCAAAATCAGCGTTGATGAATCCTTAAAGCTTTTAGAATCTCTGAATGCAGGTCAGGCCAAAGAAGACTTTACTTACGACTATAATTACGATTTTGATTTTGAGGAAAAGGTAAGCAAGTTTTCAAAATCTGTAGATGAATTTGCAAAAGAGATGAAAGATAAGTTTTCAGTAACTTTTAAAGACGTTGAGCCAAAGGTAAAGAAAGCCACAAAAACAGTTGTTCAAAAGACTGTATCTGTACTTGATGAAATCTCAAGCTCTTTAAACGAAACATTACGCAATTTAGACGAAAACAACGAAGCTGATACTCCCGCAGATAACGGCCCTGTTCCCAATCAGGAAGAGCCCGTTAAAGATGACGACGATAATAATCCAATACCAAACTAG
- a CDS encoding VanW family protein yields MKKDTEEIKEPISRSNLRKNLGILYYAALRYILWLRLSKSFAKTVGPPLAYLHYSHETPLLRNLKGLDMQYQYNKITNLKIATQKIDGIIIRPGEILSYWKLIGRPTKKKGYLEGMILDGGKISTGIGGGLCQLSNLIYWSALHTPLTIIERHRHGYDVFPDSNRTLPFGSGATCFYPHRDLMIANHTKDDFQLNINITKETLEGKWRSSAPPLCRYEIIEKHHKMQSQFWGGYSRHNELYRRTYTLDDVFINEEFILSNSAIMMYAPFISEKSSCSP; encoded by the coding sequence TTGAAAAAAGATACCGAAGAAATTAAAGAACCCATCAGCCGTTCAAACCTTAGAAAAAACTTAGGTATCTTATATTACGCTGCCCTTAGATATATTTTATGGCTCAGGCTTTCTAAATCCTTTGCTAAAACCGTAGGCCCTCCTCTTGCCTATCTCCATTACAGCCATGAAACCCCTCTTTTAAGAAATTTAAAGGGCCTTGACATGCAGTATCAGTATAATAAAATAACGAATTTGAAAATAGCCACCCAAAAAATTGACGGCATTATAATTCGCCCCGGAGAAATATTAAGCTATTGGAAGCTTATAGGAAGGCCCACCAAGAAAAAAGGATATTTGGAAGGTATGATTCTTGACGGGGGGAAAATAAGCACCGGTATCGGCGGGGGGCTCTGCCAGCTCTCCAATTTAATCTACTGGTCAGCTTTGCATACCCCTTTAACCATTATTGAACGCCACCGCCACGGATACGATGTATTTCCCGATTCGAACCGCACCTTGCCCTTTGGAAGCGGCGCAACCTGCTTTTATCCCCATAGGGATTTAATGATTGCAAACCATACAAAAGATGATTTTCAGCTGAATATAAATATTACAAAAGAAACGCTGGAAGGTAAATGGCGCTCTTCTGCGCCTCCTTTATGCAGATATGAAATTATTGAAAAACACCATAAAATGCAAAGCCAGTTCTGGGGCGGATACAGCCGCCATAACGAGCTTTACCGAAGAACATATACCCTTGACGATGTATTTATAAATGAAGAATTTATCCTTTCAAATTCCGCCATTATGATGTATGCGCCTTTTATATCGGAAAAATCTTCTTGCTCTCCATAA
- a CDS encoding cysteine-rich small domain-containing protein, with amino-acid sequence MSKTPPQSYKFVQNKACAYFPCHENADPETFNCLFCYCPLYFLGERCKGNFKKIGLNGEIKDCSHCLIPHKPENYEYIVRTVGEHLHRSFPKYQDEDEEDKEKEE; translated from the coding sequence ATGAGTAAGACACCGCCGCAAAGCTATAAATTTGTTCAGAATAAGGCCTGCGCTTATTTTCCGTGCCATGAAAACGCCGACCCTGAAACATTCAACTGCCTTTTTTGCTATTGCCCGCTGTATTTCTTGGGGGAACGATGTAAAGGCAATTTTAAAAAAATAGGTTTAAATGGCGAAATTAAAGACTGTTCTCACTGCCTTATACCCCATAAGCCGGAGAACTATGAGTACATAGTAAGAACCGTAGGAGAGCATCTTCACAGGAGCTTTCCCAAGTATCAGGACGAAGATGAAGAAGACAAAGAGAAAGAGGAATAA
- a CDS encoding CidA/LrgA family protein, with protein MKYMMQFLIIMSVTFAGELLKYFIPLPIPASIYGLVIMLILLCTKIVKIDRVKEAGGFLVEIMPLMFIPSAAGLLVSWHLIKDNLIPIIFATIISTFIVMAVTGKVTDFIITLGGKKDE; from the coding sequence ATGAAATACATGATGCAGTTTCTTATTATTATGTCCGTAACTTTCGCAGGAGAGCTTTTGAAATATTTTATTCCTCTGCCGATTCCCGCAAGTATCTATGGGCTTGTTATTATGCTTATATTATTATGTACAAAGATAGTAAAAATAGACCGAGTAAAAGAAGCCGGCGGTTTTTTAGTTGAAATCATGCCGCTGATGTTCATTCCTTCTGCCGCTGGGCTTCTTGTTTCATGGCATTTAATCAAAGATAATTTAATCCCCATTATTTTTGCAACAATTATAAGCACTTTTATTGTAATGGCCGTCACGGGAAAAGTTACGGATTTTATTATAACCCTTGGAGGTAAAAAAGATGAATGA
- a CDS encoding 3-hydroxyacyl-ACP dehydratase FabZ family protein: MDYSNILNRIERPYIAVDKLVSLEPGKRARGLKTVSGSDIFFTGVPFDKKVLPEVILLEALVQTGLSAIISHDGYYNKEVRFSAVENAKFTGKAVPGDTILLDAEIYKLRLSTGVCKALAYIDENCICEAIIIYGIE, from the coding sequence ATGGATTATTCAAATATTTTAAACCGTATAGAACGGCCCTACATAGCAGTAGATAAGCTTGTTTCCTTGGAGCCGGGAAAAAGAGCGAGAGGTTTAAAGACTGTAAGCGGAAGCGATATTTTCTTTACAGGAGTGCCTTTTGATAAAAAAGTGCTTCCTGAGGTTATTCTGCTGGAGGCACTCGTTCAGACGGGGCTTTCTGCTATCATAAGTCATGATGGATATTATAATAAAGAGGTCCGCTTTTCAGCCGTTGAAAACGCTAAATTTACGGGAAAGGCTGTGCCCGGGGACACAATCCTTTTAGATGCGGAAATTTACAAGCTGAGGCTTTCAACAGGGGTGTGCAAGGCTTTGGCGTATATAGATGAAAATTGTATATGCGAGGCAATTATCATCTATGGAATAGAGTAA
- a CDS encoding 5-bromo-4-chloroindolyl phosphate hydrolysis family protein, giving the protein MIEKRIKSALPVYGIGIAFLIGGIFFPPYKLVNLAICAIISVVSYFALSKVFPGTVKYERAPAKPSDTGNKELDQMILQGRNNLNRLEDLGEGLRSDIMGQQIEELCLYGRKIFDFIEKNTAQGRSVKSFMDYYLPTTVSLVENYMVLKNQGIKGENITSSLEKIEGIMETIVKAFKTQLDNLFQDKAMDIATEVNVMKRLIESEGLTDTINFVDPKKAGGKNA; this is encoded by the coding sequence ATGATAGAAAAAAGAATAAAATCGGCATTGCCTGTATACGGTATAGGGATAGCCTTTCTTATAGGGGGCATTTTTTTTCCGCCCTATAAGCTTGTTAATTTGGCTATATGCGCAATAATATCGGTTGTTTCTTATTTTGCCTTATCCAAGGTCTTTCCGGGAACGGTAAAATATGAAAGAGCCCCTGCAAAACCTTCCGATACCGGCAACAAAGAGCTTGACCAGATGATTTTACAGGGCCGGAACAATTTAAACAGGCTTGAGGACCTTGGAGAAGGCCTCAGATCAGACATTATGGGGCAGCAGATAGAAGAACTCTGCCTTTATGGAAGAAAGATTTTTGATTTTATAGAAAAAAATACCGCTCAGGGAAGAAGCGTAAAATCCTTTATGGATTATTATTTGCCTACGACGGTTTCCCTTGTGGAAAATTATATGGTTTTAAAAAATCAGGGAATAAAAGGAGAAAATATTACCTCTTCTCTTGAAAAAATAGAAGGTATTATGGAAACCATCGTAAAGGCCTTTAAAACCCAGCTGGATAATTTATTTCAGGATAAGGCCATGGATATTGCTACCGAGGTAAACGTAATGAAAAGGCTGATTGAAAGCGAGGGCCTTACGGATACCATTAATTTCGTAGACCCAAAGAAGGCAGGTGGCAAAAATGCTTAA
- a CDS encoding Hpt domain-containing protein: MKNMPPDVVNYIDISSACERLISAKVYKTILKKFLTNKEIDKLLMEYHGNNLEEAIKTIHAIKGMVGNLSLTALYEGSVHLEMKLKQGESTNQDMEKFKCLWEKTKKYAALVVEAIG, translated from the coding sequence ATGAAGAACATGCCCCCGGACGTAGTAAATTATATAGATATATCCTCTGCCTGTGAAAGGCTTATAAGTGCAAAGGTTTACAAGACAATTCTTAAAAAATTCCTAACAAATAAAGAGATTGATAAACTGCTTATGGAATATCACGGCAATAATCTCGAAGAAGCAATAAAAACCATACATGCCATTAAAGGCATGGTGGGGAATCTTTCTCTTACGGCCCTTTATGAAGGCTCCGTTCATTTGGAAATGAAGCTTAAACAAGGGGAAAGCACCAATCAAGACATGGAAAAATTTAAATGCCTGTGGGAAAAAACAAAAAAATACGCAGCACTTGTAGTAGAGGCCATAGGTTAG
- a CDS encoding ATP-dependent DNA helicase, with protein sequence MDNTVKISVRNLVEFVSRSGDINTLYTSMNRNKEGIRLHKLVQSIRKKKARLEGGSYESEYSLKHSFVYKDCSFTVEGRADGIYKKDENIWIEEIKSTFSDLDFIEFDSGHWHMAQAKCYGYMYAFMNELNGINIMLTYVHGETEELKVFEHSFSFKELEDFFYGIIEGYYLFAQLDKDRINLRNETAFSMAFPFEKYRKGQRELSISVYAAAKNKKNLFAVAPTGTGKTMSVLYPSVKALEQGISSKIFYITSRGTNSLAAVNGLEVLEEKGLKMRSISLTAKEKICFMEKCLCNPKDCPYAKGHFDRINDAVLDIVENSFIITPARLRVYAEKHKVCPFEYQLDVSLFTDTIIGDYNYVYDPTARLKRFFGEGAQNDYIVLADEAHNLLDRGREMFSAELFTKELEEARKSVKIRRSRFKSVAGRLIEALKEKGSICETDGIGIIKELESDFYYLLKSLVAEGDKLLASGIEGEAKEKITDLYFKLLDFIRVLDNYNDGYSTLIIKEGKHTGIKLFCIDPSYQFSALNKNAGVAVFFSATLMPLDFYKDVLGGQKEDYNIILESPFPPENFQIIINDAISTKYKDRERTYQAVSDALAAVVSARRGKYMAFFSSYAYMEEVYGIFKEDYPYVNTIIQVRGEKGEEFLKPFKDQEEDIVGFAVLGAGYSEGIDLAGDMLIGVIVVGVGLPQLSPERNIIRDYYSVKNGMGYEYAYMYPGMNKVLQASGRVIRQETDKGIAMLIDSRYGDRRYQALFPRNYRGFKRAFGKVHTENILNTFWNTEELGKR encoded by the coding sequence TTGGATAATACAGTAAAAATCTCTGTAAGAAATCTTGTGGAATTCGTAAGCAGAAGCGGTGATATCAATACCCTTTATACCTCTATGAATAGGAATAAAGAAGGTATCAGGCTCCATAAGCTTGTCCAGTCTATACGGAAGAAGAAGGCAAGGCTTGAAGGAGGCTCCTATGAAAGCGAATATAGCCTTAAGCATAGCTTTGTGTATAAAGACTGTTCCTTTACTGTGGAGGGACGGGCTGACGGCATCTATAAAAAGGATGAAAATATTTGGATAGAAGAAATTAAATCCACATTTTCAGACCTTGACTTCATAGAGTTTGACTCTGGCCATTGGCATATGGCCCAGGCGAAATGCTACGGATATATGTATGCTTTTATGAATGAGCTTAATGGCATAAATATTATGCTTACTTACGTCCACGGTGAAACAGAGGAGCTGAAGGTATTTGAACACAGTTTTTCCTTTAAAGAGCTTGAGGATTTTTTTTATGGAATTATAGAGGGCTATTATCTCTTCGCCCAATTAGATAAAGACAGGATAAACCTTAGGAACGAAACGGCATTCAGTATGGCCTTTCCCTTTGAAAAATACAGAAAAGGCCAGAGGGAGCTTTCCATCTCTGTATATGCCGCAGCAAAAAACAAGAAAAACCTTTTTGCCGTAGCCCCTACGGGAACGGGGAAAACCATGTCGGTTCTTTACCCTTCTGTAAAGGCTTTGGAGCAAGGCATTAGTTCCAAGATATTTTATATTACATCGAGAGGAACAAACAGCCTTGCGGCAGTTAACGGCCTTGAGGTTTTAGAGGAAAAGGGCCTTAAAATGAGGTCTATTTCTTTAACGGCAAAGGAAAAAATATGTTTCATGGAAAAATGCCTTTGCAATCCCAAGGATTGCCCTTATGCGAAAGGCCATTTTGACAGAATTAACGACGCTGTTTTAGATATTGTTGAAAACAGCTTTATTATCACTCCGGCAAGGCTTCGTGTTTATGCTGAAAAGCATAAGGTATGCCCTTTTGAATATCAGCTGGATGTGTCTCTTTTTACAGATACCATCATAGGAGATTATAATTACGTTTATGACCCTACGGCAAGGCTTAAGCGGTTTTTTGGCGAAGGCGCTCAAAACGACTATATTGTTTTAGCAGACGAAGCCCATAACCTTCTGGACAGGGGAAGGGAAATGTTTTCGGCGGAGCTTTTTACGAAAGAGCTTGAAGAAGCGAGAAAATCTGTAAAAATAAGGCGAAGCAGGTTTAAATCCGTAGCGGGAAGGCTGATAGAGGCCCTGAAAGAAAAGGGCAGCATCTGCGAAACAGACGGCATCGGAATTATTAAGGAATTGGAAAGCGATTTTTATTATCTACTGAAAAGCCTTGTGGCAGAAGGGGATAAGCTTCTGGCATCGGGAATCGAAGGAGAAGCAAAGGAAAAAATAACGGATTTATATTTTAAATTACTTGATTTTATAAGGGTTCTGGATAATTACAACGATGGCTATAGTACTCTTATAATAAAGGAAGGAAAGCATACAGGCATAAAGCTTTTCTGCATAGACCCTTCCTATCAGTTTTCAGCCTTAAATAAAAATGCCGGTGTTGCTGTTTTTTTCAGTGCTACTTTAATGCCCCTTGATTTTTATAAAGATGTATTAGGAGGGCAGAAGGAAGATTATAATATTATCCTTGAATCTCCTTTTCCGCCGGAGAATTTTCAAATCATTATAAATGATGCTATTTCCACGAAATATAAGGACAGAGAAAGAACCTATCAAGCTGTTTCCGATGCTTTGGCGGCGGTGGTTTCTGCAAGAAGAGGTAAATATATGGCCTTCTTTTCCTCTTATGCCTATATGGAAGAGGTTTACGGCATTTTTAAAGAGGACTATCCTTATGTCAATACAATTATACAAGTCAGAGGCGAAAAGGGCGAGGAATTCCTAAAGCCTTTTAAAGACCAAGAAGAAGATATCGTAGGCTTTGCTGTATTGGGGGCGGGATATTCCGAGGGGATAGACCTTGCCGGGGATATGCTTATAGGGGTAATTGTCGTAGGTGTGGGCCTTCCCCAGCTTTCTCCCGAGAGAAATATTATCAGAGATTATTATTCCGTCAAAAACGGCATGGGGTATGAATACGCTTATATGTATCCCGGCATGAATAAGGTTCTTCAGGCGTCGGGAAGGGTAATCAGACAAGAAACGGATAAAGGCATTGCCATGCTCATAGACAGCAGGTACGGCGACAGAAGATATCAGGCGCTTTTCCCGAGAAATTACAGAGGATTTAAACGAGCCTTTGGAAAAGTCCATACGGAAAATATTCTTAATACCTTTTGGAATACGGAAGAATTAGGGAAAAGGTGA
- the lepB gene encoding signal peptidase I, with translation MSENVKTEIISWIKTIGSAIILALFITTFIIVNARVPSGSMENNIMTNDRIIANRLSYLFSEPKRFDVVVFKYPDDEKVLFVKRVIGMPGETVEIIDGRVYINGSDEPLPDEIYLKEKAVGDFGPFEVPEGHYFMMGDNRNESKDSRKWENKYLAKDKILGKVIFKYYKGFGLIK, from the coding sequence TTGAGCGAAAATGTCAAAACTGAGATTATAAGCTGGATAAAAACCATCGGTTCGGCGATTATCCTTGCTCTTTTTATAACTACATTTATAATCGTAAACGCCAGGGTTCCCTCTGGGAGCATGGAAAATAATATCATGACAAACGATAGAATTATTGCCAACAGGCTGTCTTATTTATTTTCGGAACCGAAGCGGTTTGACGTTGTGGTGTTTAAATATCCTGATGATGAAAAGGTCCTTTTCGTAAAGCGTGTAATAGGCATGCCGGGAGAAACAGTTGAAATTATAGACGGCAGAGTCTATATTAACGGAAGCGACGAGCCTCTTCCGGATGAAATATATCTTAAGGAGAAGGCAGTGGGGGATTTTGGGCCCTTTGAGGTTCCCGAAGGCCATTATTTTATGATGGGCGACAACAGAAATGAATCCAAGGATTCCAGAAAATGGGAAAACAAATATCTTGCCAAAGATAAGATATTAGGCAAGGTGATTTTCAAATATTATAAGGGCTTCGGTCTTATAAAATAG
- a CDS encoding TPM domain-containing protein encodes MNKKRIISIFALILALLLPVKVMAEVPQSSGDFYFNDFSGDLGDEAKKHILEVNDEISHTGAQIVVTSVDFTDGMDIRDYATEMFNTWGIGDKEKDNGILILLVIGEDDYFVSVGNGIENFISSGDVQLIVDEYMEPDFAAKDYGNAAIKTADAFKDKILAHYGTSGSQAETKPQESSSSYGSNAYVADQAGVLTQDTLDYIGGKNKELYEKTKGNVSVVTVKSTGGIDIGQYAKNILLDENIGDSKLNNGVLILLAIDDDDYYVATGSGIANKVSNSDIQKINDNYLEPYFADKEYDKGVKTVFNEYYDLVMKHYKNAGVSAAAPHASSGGGIISNAVSTIFSVFTGIIIWIIIIFVLYSLFRPRRRFFGGGYYPRRSFWWPSYRRHWHMPPPPPSHRHRGGGPSPGSGSPGGAGRNSGGSIFGSGSGNSGGGSIFGGGKSSGGGAGRSFGGSSFGGGKSFGGGGGRSFGGGGGRSSGGGAGRR; translated from the coding sequence ATGAATAAAAAAAGAATTATCAGCATATTTGCCTTGATTTTGGCACTTCTACTGCCTGTAAAGGTAATGGCGGAAGTTCCTCAAAGCTCCGGGGACTTTTATTTCAATGATTTTTCCGGTGATTTAGGAGACGAGGCTAAAAAGCATATTCTTGAAGTAAACGACGAAATAAGCCATACAGGCGCCCAGATTGTAGTTACGTCGGTAGATTTTACTGACGGTATGGATATACGGGATTATGCCACGGAAATGTTTAACACCTGGGGCATAGGCGATAAAGAAAAGGATAACGGAATATTAATTCTTCTTGTTATCGGCGAAGACGATTATTTTGTTTCCGTAGGAAACGGCATAGAAAACTTTATATCCAGCGGAGATGTTCAGTTGATTGTTGACGAATATATGGAGCCGGATTTTGCCGCAAAGGATTACGGAAATGCCGCTATAAAAACGGCAGATGCCTTTAAGGATAAAATACTTGCCCATTACGGAACTTCGGGAAGCCAGGCTGAAACAAAGCCTCAAGAGAGCAGCTCCTCTTATGGAAGCAATGCTTACGTTGCCGATCAGGCAGGGGTTTTAACTCAGGATACCCTTGATTATATTGGCGGAAAAAATAAAGAGCTTTACGAGAAAACAAAGGGGAACGTTTCCGTAGTTACCGTAAAATCTACAGGCGGTATTGACATTGGCCAATACGCAAAAAATATATTGCTTGACGAAAATATTGGCGACAGTAAATTAAATAACGGCGTACTGATTCTTCTTGCCATTGATGATGACGATTATTACGTGGCAACAGGCTCCGGAATAGCAAATAAGGTTTCAAATTCCGACATTCAAAAAATAAACGACAATTACCTTGAACCGTATTTTGCCGATAAGGAATATGATAAAGGTGTCAAAACCGTATTCAATGAATATTATGACTTAGTAATGAAGCATTATAAGAATGCAGGCGTGAGCGCTGCGGCGCCTCATGCTTCTTCGGGAGGAGGCATTATAAGCAATGCAGTCTCTACGATTTTTTCGGTTTTTACAGGCATAATCATATGGATAATCATTATATTTGTTCTTTACTCTCTTTTCAGGCCTAGAAGAAGATTTTTCGGTGGCGGATATTACCCCAGAAGAAGCTTCTGGTGGCCCTCCTATAGAAGGCATTGGCATATGCCGCCACCGCCGCCTTCCCATAGGCATAGAGGCGGCGGCCCTTCCCCTGGAAGCGGTTCTCCCGGCGGTGCGGGAAGAAACTCCGGCGGCTCTATATTCGGAAGCGGGTCCGGTAATAGCGGCGGCGGTTCCATATTCGGCGGCGGGAAGTCTTCCGGCGGTGGCGCAGGCAGATCCTTCGGCGGCTCCTCTTTCGGCGGCGGCAAGTCCTTCGGCGGTGGAGGCGGCAGATCCTTCGGCGGAGGCGGTGGCAGGTCCTCCGGCGGCGGCGCAGGCAGAAGATAA
- a CDS encoding DUF1858 domain-containing protein, with protein MQVTKDMKISDILMIDQGLIPILLEAGLHCLGCPASQMETLEEAGFVHGIDTDKLINDLNAYLENM; from the coding sequence ATGCAGGTAACAAAGGATATGAAAATCAGCGATATTTTAATGATAGATCAAGGCTTAATCCCCATACTTTTAGAGGCGGGCCTTCATTGTTTAGGCTGCCCGGCTTCCCAGATGGAAACTTTAGAGGAAGCAGGCTTTGTTCACGGCATAGATACGGACAAGCTTATTAACGACCTTAACGCATATCTTGAAAATATGTAA
- a CDS encoding ATP-binding protein gives MKGENHIAGFYEYSDKKPSEGISASSDEDPKKHSPWNHKPENISAGRESYQVITAKVHEYTMKALSSTSIKCLKNTIAKGIKEIFKFNSGYLFEADELSNSLIYTGSFHSEYHHGVLSLPKSWLCSHSLVNYNEQKALIETGSLPPWDKLQLSSVIFMPFFEGNSLKTIFLGELPSEIMDCPPFFSYDLEELFLIYCRQMNAIIRNLSELEKAKTASRTKTSFLANMSHEIRTPMNAIIGMSQLAAQYDTIDAIKECTYQMEISSRHLLSLINDILDLSKIEEGKLLLRKEDFDLKTLFNSCASSIFPAVKDKNIDFKIDYIGIRSYYYSADTTRLSQVIINLLSNAVKFTPENGRISLSAEEIDRDENKTLLKISVTDTGKGIDEITKEKIFRPFEQSVINVPKKFGGTGLGLSISQHIMELMDSKIQIESKTGEGCCFFFYLWLTHCSMYLKNTCDMQENNEKTCDYNFSNIRLLIADDVEINREIIIALLADSGIKAEEASNGLEALEKIKNAPADYYDIILMDIQMPVMNGCRAAEEIRALSRKDAKEIIILAMTANVFKEDVDMALESGMDGHIPKPVERKIMLDKMQQALTRRKHKYNK, from the coding sequence TTGAAAGGGGAGAATCATATAGCCGGTTTTTATGAATACTCCGATAAAAAGCCCTCTGAAGGAATCTCTGCTTCATCCGACGAAGACCCAAAAAAGCATAGTCCTTGGAATCATAAGCCTGAAAATATCTCCGCAGGCCGTGAAAGCTACCAGGTCATTACAGCAAAAGTACACGAATATACAATGAAGGCCCTAAGCAGTACTTCAATAAAATGCCTTAAAAATACAATAGCTAAGGGCATCAAGGAAATATTTAAGTTTAATTCAGGATATCTGTTTGAGGCCGATGAATTAAGCAATTCCCTTATCTATACAGGAAGCTTCCATTCAGAATATCATCATGGTGTCCTGAGCCTTCCTAAGAGCTGGCTTTGCAGTCATAGCCTTGTAAATTATAACGAACAAAAAGCCCTTATTGAAACCGGCAGCCTGCCTCCCTGGGATAAGCTTCAGCTTAGCTCAGTTATTTTTATGCCTTTTTTTGAAGGAAACAGCCTTAAAACGATATTTTTAGGGGAGCTTCCATCAGAAATTATGGATTGCCCGCCTTTTTTCTCCTATGATTTGGAAGAATTATTCCTGATATACTGCCGGCAGATGAATGCCATTATCCGCAATCTTTCAGAGCTTGAAAAGGCTAAAACGGCAAGCCGCACGAAAACAAGCTTTCTTGCAAACATGAGCCATGAAATACGCACCCCTATGAATGCCATAATAGGTATGTCTCAGCTTGCGGCCCAATATGATACTATAGATGCAATAAAAGAATGCACGTATCAAATGGAAATATCCTCCCGGCATCTTCTTTCTTTAATAAATGATATTCTCGACCTTTCAAAAATAGAGGAAGGAAAGCTCCTTCTCCGCAAAGAAGATTTTGATTTGAAAACCCTTTTTAATTCCTGCGCTTCCAGCATATTTCCGGCTGTAAAGGATAAAAATATAGACTTTAAAATAGATTACATAGGCATACGCTCATATTATTACAGCGCAGATACTACGCGCCTTTCCCAAGTAATCATCAATCTTCTTTCAAATGCTGTAAAATTTACTCCTGAAAACGGTAGAATAAGCCTTTCTGCCGAAGAAATAGATAGAGATGAAAATAAAACCCTTCTGAAAATTTCTGTAACCGATACGGGAAAGGGTATAGACGAAATTACAAAGGAAAAAATATTCAGGCCCTTTGAACAATCCGTCATCAATGTTCCTAAAAAATTCGGCGGAACAGGTTTAGGCCTTTCCATAAGCCAGCATATTATGGAACTTATGGATAGCAAAATACAGATAGAAAGCAAAACAGGGGAAGGCTGCTGCTTCTTTTTCTATCTTTGGCTTACCCATTGCTCCATGTATCTTAAAAATACTTGCGATATGCAGGAAAATAATGAAAAGACTTGTGATTATAATTTTAGCAATATAAGGCTTCTTATTGCCGATGATGTGGAAATCAACAGGGAAATCATCATCGCCCTTCTCGCAGATTCGGGAATAAAAGCAGAAGAAGCATCAAACGGCCTTGAAGCCTTGGAAAAAATAAAAAACGCCCCTGCGGATTATTACGACATCATTTTAATGGATATACAAATGCCTGTGATGAACGGCTGCAGAGCCGCTGAGGAAATACGTGCCCTTTCACGAAAGGACGCGAAGGAAATCATTATCCTTGCAATGACTGCAAACGTCTTCAAAGAAGATGTTGACATGGCGCTTGAGTCAGGCATGGACGGGCATATCCCAAAGCCTGTTGAAAGAAAAATTATGCTGGATAAAATGCAGCAGGCCCTTACGAGAAGAAAGCATAAATATAATAAATAA